AAAACAAGAACCATATGCCCGAGGGGGAAGTCattaagagaggaaaaaaagttACACAACAACGATTGAAGTTTGAGATTATCAATTGGAAACCTAAAATCTACTTGGTAAATATATAGcaagaattattattttccacagaaaacaagcaaaactcTACAAGATATATGTGGTAAGAAAATACAGTACTAAAATCACTGTCAAATAAACATAATATGTGCATACAATTACCTCTAATTCACGAATCAACTTCCCTTGTGAAGTTTCCCACACTTTAAGGGTACAATCCTGGGAGCTGCACCGTTGAGATGAAGACAGGTGAGATATATGGCTAATGCAAGAGCAATGGATATGAACCGCAGTTTGACAGCATTTGATTTTCTGAGACTAGATTTATCAGTCAAAAGAGCAATCTGTGATGGTAAGAAAAGCGTATAGGCATATAATGCCTCTACGAAAGGAAAGTAATTCACTCAATTTTGTTATGGACTGTGgaatcttctaattttttcaagtcaattaaacacaaatcttcTGTAGTGATTGAATTTATCTCACTTGTTTATATGATCAGCTTCCAGTAGGTTTTGGACAATAGTTGGGACAGAGTCATCTACATCCAGTAGTTTAAGTGTCAATTTATTCCCGTCCTCTGTTCTCTCTGGTACTGATCACCTATAATGTAACCAGGATTCTTGGATGGATCAGCCGAAGACCTTCCctttgtaaattttaataaatagagaCTTTACCACAAGCAGATTCCCTGATGGTTTTCCTGTCTGAGGATCCCAACACTGAAGCTCTCCAGCCTTGCTCCCACTCACAAGATGCTTACCATCTGGTGACCATGCAATACAAAGCACCCAATTCTTATGTCCTGCATCAAGAAGTTCATACACGATCAATGCAATAAGTATAAAGGTTGGTTCATTTTGCTAAGATAATCAATCTGGGATATCATGTATCATCAACATGAACAGCAAATAACTTGCTCTGACCactcagaaaaataaataaataaataaatattaaagtgttTCCAGAAAGAAACGAATTTGAATTTGTCACGGTACTGTCTTTTTTTGTATTCTAAAGCAGCAACTTCAACTACTAAGCGCAAGCAGGATGGAAAAGAGAGATGGCTTAGATTATCAACCTGTACATGTAAACATCAGTGTCTGGGTGTTCAGATCCCATAGACGAACAGTGGTGTCCCCAGAGCCACTGGCCAACTGTCGCCCATCCGGACCAAAGGCAATTGAAAGTACAGCTCCTGCATGACCTGGagtgacataaaaagaaaaggcagaacatgtaagaaaaacaatttaacacCACTAACCTGGGGTGCTGGTAATTTGACCaaacaaaacaatgaaaacaGATCGTGCATGTAATGGGGGGTCAAATTCTTGAGAGGtgaaactataattttatgaatttttataatatgttttaaaagttaaaatataatttttattgaattgtaaactaaaaaatagactctaattaaaataacaaaaaatatattattataaaccaATCGATGGATTCATCTCTAATTTAAGTCAAAAGTATACTATTTCTCTATGTTAGTttgtgatttctttttatttttattttatatactaattgccaaatttgtttgtttatttatttaaaaaaaaacacaatgcaGTGGGCTTACAACAGCAAAGAATGCCGTAAGAACCTTCACATTTATATGCATGGATAATGATGTCCCTGGGAGCCCTTCTTATTTTAGGCTTTACAGAGAATCTTTTGGTTGTTTCGTTTCTCTCACTATTCTATTCAGAAGCAAGGCCTTGTCCAAATCTGACATGAAGACGGCCTTGAACTTCTTTGTCCAGTGTTCatcatatatatttgatttgagtACTGTTCATTGTTATAGACGTTGCAAGTGCGACAAACACCAAGTTGCAGCTCAATTCAAAAGGTAGATGATTTGGTTTTCTTGTATAAACAAGTGGCTAGTACAATTAGAATCAGAAGTCTGCTTCTTTTTCATCGATCCCCAATTAGCCAACTTTACATGTATGCCTAAAACAATCCCCTCCCAGGCATCAAACTGGCAAGGCCCCTCTACGAATCTATAAGCATCAGGAGCTGGACATATCTGTTCACCCCGTCGCATACATCTGCCCGTTTTCCTGCAGTTTTTCCCGTTTCATTCTATTTCTGGAAGGGCATGAAGGATCTGGATTGAATTTGGGTCCAAACTGATCCAGTCAGCTCCTTTCTCATCGAACATATAATCATCATTAGCTAGCATCATCAGAGTTGGATTCGTTAGTAGGTCCATGTAGTCATAATATCGCTTCTTGAAGACCAACCTTGCCACTAAGATACAGGTGTGTAGGAATGTCACATTTATGAAGGCTTGGGACTGCCTCTGTCTGTGTGAGTGTTAATGATCCTGTCAATGCCAGCAAGGGCTCTAACAAGAATGTTTGACTCtcactttttctttccttctcttttctcattTCTTCCAATAGTGAATTGCTTGTGTCAATACCTATTTAGACGATCAAGAATATATAGATGTAAAAAATGTAAGATCCAGAAAGCACATTGGCATATAGAGTTCCTCCATTAGAAGTCTTAAAAAGAAATTCTGTATTCTCACCAGCAAGATATCCACCATGGACGTAACCACTAAATCGTTCACTGGTGTGTTCACCAGTGAAGAAGATGCGTCCTACCGGGGCCTGATAAAAACAAGCAAGATTTAGAAATGCATTTCAAAGCacactctttatttatttattttccctcCCTTTCTATGAAAGAACTGTAACTTCGAATTGCCATGTACAGCCAGAGTGAAAACAGACAAACACATGCAACAGAAATAAGATGGAAATACCTTAATGTCATGAACATCTTGATTGTCTGAAATGATGGGGTAGTTGCTGTAGCTGCCGCGCTGGAATCTGTTGTTCCACCAGCGGGGCACAAGTATATCAGTGGCATTGGGTATATGGGGTCCAAACATGTCCCTAAGCACCCCCATGGCTTCTTCCAACGTCTCCTTGTCAGACTGTGCTTCAACGCGTTTCGATTCCCCATTCGTCAAAGTCACGACCAGGATATTCGAACCAGGATATGCATTTTCCATGTGCTGGTGACAAAGCAAAAATCAGCAGCCAGCTTGGATAAATCCAGTGAGTTACTAACTATGATTTGATTATTAAGAGATACTATGcttatcaatcaatcaaatctaTTTGCCATTTTAACGGCACAGAATCTGCGTCgatattacataaaaaaaatactgaaaatgATGGGGATAGTGAGATCCCACATTGCCTCCGCAAAAGACCACAGATGatcattaaattatttcaatcctCTCCTAATCAAGTGAGAGGAAATGATTTTAGGTGTTGTGGGTCTCAAAATTGATTATCATGTCTCCggatagaaaaatagaaagtaaGAACAGGCTGACATTGCAACCGATTCCCTCAATCAAACTAATCTCACCAGCTCTGATACAATGACAGAAAAACCAGGTGCGTCGTAGCTcgaagaacaataaaaaacaaataatgcaaGAGATTCTGGTTTGCTATCTGTGCAAGAAAGCtaatcaacatttttttatcatgatgcTGGAACTGTTAGACGCTAGATCCAAGTTGCCAAGCAGCAAGCTGTGTGCGTGTTTTCGATtggaaataaaatatcaacatcATGCAGTCTCTTGACAAGTTGACTTGCTAGACTAAAGGTTGGCCTGGAGTTGCTGTTATTGGAAATTTTAAATGCAAGGCACGTTGGGACAGGCACAGATTCGAATCGTTGTCTTGAAAAGGTCAAGAAGTTGCAAATGTAAACAATTGTTTTCAAAGTCCACTCAATATATGGAAGCAAGCAATGCAGAATGGGGAACAGCAACTTGGGAAGCAAAAACAAGGAGGAGAAATAACCTGCCAGAAAGTGTAGTATCCTCTTCTCTCGTGAGCGTAGATGAAGAACTCTTTTCCGGGACCACATGGCCAGAATTTGTATGGGAAGTTCAGGAAAATCTTTGTATATACCATCACATCACATTTCTCTATGGCTTCTGTTTTCCACCTctgcattattgttatttttttcatttaattaaatacttgtACAGAGAACAATTACTTGTAATATGATGGGAGTCAGCTTTAATATCTTGACTTCCTAcggaaaaaaataatccagGTGATGTATTTCCTCAAATTTAAGATTTAGGGAATAAAAGTTCATACTCCTCTGAGGCTTTCCTGGAAGATCTACCCGGCAATTACGCAGATCATGTGAACAGATTGGCAACCTATAACCTTCACTAGAAGATACAGATCACATGCTGAGCCCTTGTGTATTTTACAACACATAGGCTTGGGCAATTTGACGGTGATTTTTCCGTTGAAAGTCCGGCaaggcaagaaaaagaaaattaggtaGTTGAAGCAATCAAACCGCAAGATTCTTACACGGTGCCTTGTAATTTGCGATGTTTAGCTCTTCCTTTTCAGAGTAATAATCTTACATCACACAAACTGCTCACTTGCCTGTATCCCAGGTCACTTGATCAAATCACAAAGATTCTTACGTACGGTTCATGGCTAGATGTTGGAGTTGACACACCAGTGTGTCCAAGAGGAATCCACCAAATGTAGGCTAAGgttaaagaagaaaagggaaaaaagagttATCCCtgacattgattttatttattaatttactttGAGCAGATCCCTAGCTATCATTGTTCACTAGCAGTGTTGATGGGAAACAACTGctacaaaataaaagataaaaacttgAGTTGTCTCATTAGGGCCCTACGCGTGGTGATTCAACCAAATGATCCACCAAGGAACAGCCATTTGTGAGCCTGTGGGTTACCAATTCTGTGGATCACCGTACATGCAACCCACGGTATTTGCTCTCATAAGGACAGTAAGCCACCTCGAAAACCTATCTTTTGCATCATCACACCACCTAAACCTTGTTTAATACAGGGCCTAGCTGCCATGAATTCTTGACTCTTCTACTTAATGATAGTATTTAATTTCCTGGGCCACAACCCTAAATATCGAGGGAAGAATCCTGCTACTCCTACCCCCCAGGGCCTAGGTCCTTGTCCCTTTACAGGTATAGATTCCCCTCCATCGGACCAAGACACATTGAAAGCTCAAGATGTGACCATTGCAAACAAAAGGGAAACAAAATGGAGACAATGAAGGAGTAGGGCATCGAGACGGATAAAAGAGTATCAGAACCATCACCTGAGATGGACTATTTATGGATATTTGGAAGCAGCACACATGACTCGTTAAGTAAGTTAAATAGAGGGAGAGAAGACGTACGGGTAAGGGAGGCTTGAAGGAAATGAGATCACTCTGGAGGACACCAATGCTTACTGACAAAATCACATAATTGGCTTCGTAGATGCAACCATCCTCCGTTTTCACAACAACGCCGTTTCTCGAGTGCTGTAATTCCCTGACAACCTGCCCCAAATACGTGCCACAAAATCAtcatacttcaaaaaaaatgcaaaaaatagtgaaaaaacaGTGAGAGATGAATAAGAGgatattagattgttttttaaagtgttttttattttttaaaattaccatatcaaaaagattttaaaaaacttaaatgatcTGATTCTGTGAAGTCAAAGCAAGAAGAGATGGAGATGGAACAGAGTCGAAGAAGACTCTAAATGAcgtatctattaaaaaaaaaaaaaaaaaaaaaaccaacattaaaGTATATTGTAGTGCTAGCTCACTGTTCAATCACCCTAAGGTTTCATTAGGTTCTGAGCTCTGACTTTTGAGAGCAAACTaggcaatcttttttttttctccccttctATTTTGCTTTAGGTAACCGAATACAGGAAACATAAATGAAGAAATTGACAGGCCTAGCTAATCTCATGTTCTTTGAGTTGATATGACATCTCAACCTCCTAACCGTAGTGGTCTAGTTCTTGTCAGTGATAGAGCCACTTGGGGCTCATGGACCTACAGATTCAAAAGCGGTAAAAAGCACTTTACTGATTGAAAGATGACGAGGAACCTTTTGCCAATCAATGGCTATATGATTGAAAAACGAAGCAGGTTGGTGGGTCAGTTTTTAATGGCTCTATGTAGGGGTCCTCACTCGAAAAGTTCTCTGAaagtttggtttgttttcatCATCGGGATTCAGCAGAGGGTCAAAGACTGGAAATTTCTAGGTCTGGCTCGATTGCTAGCGACTTGGTTTCCTTTCAGCTTTTCCACGGTCTgaaattatgtaaaatataatataatactaaCAGTGAATGCTAATCGACAGAGTCCATTTCCATGAAAGGTGGTGAGCATTTCAATAAAAGCACAGCAAAAATATTCCTTTCGTAGCTCCAGTGTCATGATGATACGAggggaaaatatttaaaactttacCACTGTTGaaatattggaaaaataatagAACCCAGAAAATAAATTGCTGGATTCTTGGCAAAATGGTTGTGAGAAgagaatatttaagaaaaaggcTTAAAACGTCATTATCTGCAAGCTCCAGAAGTTGGTCGATCAATCTTAACAGCAACAAGATAGCTTTGCATCTGCATGCATACAGAACAGAGCACAGtttccgattttttttttcctattttactGTTCcttcttttatgttttcacTATTAAGAATTAACTGTGCCCCCTTGCCTTAATAATTGCATAAAAGCgataaaacaaatctaaaacagAACAAATcagaaacatcaaaaaaaaaaaaatagaaatcaaaaggtttttccacttctttctttcttgtctgGTTTAATTACCTTGTTGAGTTTGAGACGGCTGTCCAAGATTTTGCCCTCGgaggtaaaaagaaaattctcggCCATTTTGTAAAGCAGGTGCTCATAGCCTCTTTCATCTGCTACTAGAAATTCTCTTTCTCCAAAATCTACAAACGTTGATATTGGCTCTACCTCTGTTTTCACAAAATAACCCATTAGAGTCTCTGTTTCTGTCTTCAATCAATCATTacaatataagaaaacaaacccGTTTGTGTTTATTGATCTGCACTTAATGTTTTACAAGCTAAACCAGACTAACAAGATACTTTCTTTTCCTGGGAAACAAACAGAAAATAGAGTGTAAAACTGTAAAATCAATTGGAAAACCAACCTGCCATCTCGAAATCATGAAGGATAAAGTCAATGGCAAGCTCTATTGGCGTCTTTGGTGAACTAAACAagcacaaaacatcaaaaatttaagattaaaattaGTAAGACCATCAAGAACTATATctttgttgattaattttagCGGTAAAAACCAAAACATCACATTAAAGACTTGGAATTTACCTAGGCGGTTCAATAACTTCACCGACAAGGTTTGCTTCTAAACTCTTCAGATTCTCAATTGCCAAGTCCACCGCCTTCTTGTACGAGTCTGCCGCCACTCCACTAGGATATATTTTCCCACTagacaacaacacaacaacttTCTTTAGCGtccgaaaaaaaattatattcttgaGATTTCAGTGTTCAAAGTGTCCAAATGTTGTAGCattttacataaattttttttaaaaaaaaaaacatgtgaagaaaaatagaaagctCAGAATCGAGCCGGGATACAGATACCTGCGATCATAGATATTATAGCGAGCATTGCTGTAATCAGAGAAACAAGTGCGGAGGCCAGATTGAGAAGCAAGTTCCCAAACAGGGTTGGACTCTTTACCACCAACTCCGGCGATCCAACCAGCTCCAAGCTCAACCGTAACGCCACCGAAATTATCCTTTCGGATCCTGCCACCTATACGGTCTGAAGCTTCCAAAATCACCATATCCTCTATTCCATTCTCCGCCAATACCTTTCCCGCGGACACACCTTTAAGACAAGAAACAGAACAAAATAGCTTAATTTTTAGTCTCGAATTACAAGTGTTCGTGTATGTATGCATGTGTAGGTTGGGAATTACCGGAGATTCCAGCGCCGATGATGATGACGGAGGAGCGTGGAGGGGAATCcatgagagggagggagggagagaggtGTGCGCGTTTTGTTGGCAAGACATGAAGAAATAGCGGGAGTCGGTTTATATAGGtgtttttctgttatttttattttttaacggTGGGCGATGGACGTGTGTCTTTTTCTCTATCATCATGAAGTTTGACCAGGTTGACTGACGTCGAAATAGTTAGGTAGTGCTGGTATTAGATCGAAACTTGTAATGTGATATCAATATGCGAAAAATTTTACTGTGCTTATGGAGTtattagtaatattttattaattattttttgagattcaaaagcttttatatatatatataatatatatatatatatatatatatatatatatatatttttttttttgttagaaagagatttttttaaaagaccaaGTCACGGtctagtattatttttatttagctcGGCTGTAAGCACAAGTAATAATTATtagtatattattaaaaaagtctACTCTTCTTTCATAGAATATAAAGAGATTTTTTGAAAccagtgttttaaaaaatttaatttttttcttaaaaattattttttaatatattttaaattattttgatatgctgatcttaaaaataatttttaaaaaataaaaaaatattattttaatatatttcagcactaaaaatactttaaaaaacaaccataaccacACTTTGCCttcttaaattttcaaaatattcatcctagtaaataaaaaacattctcGTCCGTCATTGATCCAAGAATTAATATGAGCCGGTACAACTAATCctaacacaatatatatatataaaactagttgTGGATTTGGTATGGCAGCCTAACTAGAAGATAATCTTGTGTTTGTGCTTTAAAACAACtagaagataatttaaaaaaaaactagaggggggtgttaatttgtgttttattgagatttaatcttggaaaattaattttggaaagcctaaaaaaataaactctaaccttaagaaatttaaaaaataacattaaaatgaaaaattgctTCTTCTCTCATTAATTCTTCCGCTTGTCTCCCCTGAATTTCTCTGCGAGTCATTGAATACAAGGAGTTAGCGTATCCGAGCTGTCACTTTTAGAGAGTGAATGGCATTAAAAGGGGGGGCGAGCTGCCCGTGACATTCGTTATTTTGTACACTTGTGACATCGATTTAACGGCTAGTTTACATTGGGCTGTCACGTTTGGCAATAAGAGCTCAGCTCAATCGTGGCCTTACATTGCATTTTTGAAGAGTCGACCACTACACAGGTCATACAAGTATCGGGGAGGGAAAATACCAAAGAGGGAGGTGTCCGTTTGTCTATGACGTTTGTTCAGTTATTACAGGTTCTTGTCACAAGATTGCTTTTGCAAAGATACATACGTTTCGTCAGGGTGATATGGCTTAAATGAAACAAATGTAGCTTGATTTGAAATGTTCCTTTATCTACTCTCAAACGAAAgccaattgaaattgaacagaTCGATGATGAGATGTACATACTGTATAACGAGTTCCATAGTCCATGATGCGTACAAATAACACTAATATATTGAATAACTGATTAATCTCTTAATTCAAGCAATatgatttattctttttagttaAAGTAAAAAACTCAAATGGTTTTAGGTAAGTTAATGTGGCGAAGTTCTCTTTGATGGATGTGTGCTCTCATATATTTATGTTAGTAattttgtagagagagagaagatttttagagaaatagaacttaaaaaataaatatgctgaAAAGTGTTAAGAATAAAGAGATTATAAACTTCAAGTTTGAAAAACTCATAGTGTATTTATAGCTCATTGGTCTTGTATTTTTCTGGATAAGAAGAACTAAAGtgtaattttagcttttttaatattttgagttgtattctactcaaaataatatgtataggattaatgtaaaataataagGGACCCGTGTGGAGTCctacaaaaattttcaaatgagTGTTGGGATAGGGCAAGGTGCTCAAACCCATAGAGTTTAAAAATGGGTCAAAACATGCTGCCTAGACCCAAACATGTTAGACTTGAGTGTGATGACCTAAGCGCTTCTTGGGtgttttttttgggatttttttccttttttgaggGATTTTTTGGGCCTGTTTTATTTGGATCCATTAGTAACTTTACGAGTCTTTGTAGTATTAATCTATAAAGACTTGTAAAAATACTCAGTTATCATGACAAGttcgttgaattttttttgtatgagaaaagAGGTGAAACCCTGAGTAATATATCAGAGAGCCCATAGATAAAGGCATGTACCatggttaaaaaatattctaagtaTATAAAGGGGGAACCAAGGAGGAACCCATAGTTAGAAAAATTCTCAAATGGTTGTAGGGATGAACCCATGTCAACGTCCATGCTTAGAAAATTTCTAAGTGGCTAGGGGGACAAATCCATATGAACgcctatacttaaaaaaattactatctaGTAGAGGTGATGAACCCATGAAGGGTAGTGTTATTGTACCGGGGAAACCAATTTTATCTGCTTGAGAGTGGTTGCACTAGAGTGTGGGAGGTATATGACC
This genomic interval from Populus alba chromosome 1, ASM523922v2, whole genome shotgun sequence contains the following:
- the LOC118047026 gene encoding polyamine oxidase 1; translated protein: MDSPPRSSVIIIGAGISGVSAGKVLAENGIEDMVILEASDRIGGRIRKDNFGGVTVELGAGWIAGVGGKESNPVWELASQSGLRTCFSDYSNARYNIYDRSGKIYPSGVAADSYKKAVDLAIENLKSLEANLVGEVIEPPSSPKTPIELAIDFILHDFEMAEVEPISTFVDFGEREFLVADERGYEHLLYKMAENFLFTSEGKILDSRLKLNKVVRELQHSRNGVVVKTEDGCIYEANYVILSVSIGVLQSDLISFKPPLPRWKTEAIEKCDVMVYTKIFLNFPYKFWPCGPGKEFFIYAHERRGYYTFWQHMENAYPGSNILVVTLTNGESKRVEAQSDKETLEEAMGVLRDMFGPHIPNATDILVPRWWNNRFQRGSYSNYPIISDNQDVHDIKAPVGRIFFTGEHTSERFSGYVHGGYLAGIDTSNSLLEEMRKEKERKSESQTFLLEPLLALTGSLTLTQTEAVPSLHKCDIPTHLYLSGKVGLQEAIL